A DNA window from Enoplosus armatus isolate fEnoArm2 chromosome 9, fEnoArm2.hap1, whole genome shotgun sequence contains the following coding sequences:
- the LOC139290169 gene encoding tenascin-like, producing the protein MTHKISLLPGGCSGGCEAEMTGLKERVARLEREMSSLKDKCPCSANCLNDCSGNGECQKGKCICQQGFMGPDCSKCAQGAECNKKAAKGKVKVTVETVTLQVNKDKDNKLEKTTKVEHTLFQKREQKKVPEAKETDTKPKVATNTKAGLIKTQSKQEASVKKITIKDSSSATKTSRPTVGQVLLKHEGRKQEEARKGKTTVLTSKKVLHKTDLKLVKEGTAGKTYPKSDQLKDDPQTNVTQSNMKKSNGTAKIVSILSKVAGTNKTRAGKETSEQSTLAEKNVTQSSGHKHMKKVKVDTTIVQSVDNRNNEAGKIGKEKATQRSQYLVNATIATSSGEARVLQNKTTIHGSKRMGGSGLGSVKVVNISSYSFTVTWSAPQGMFKNFTVIRREPRAEDDEDNHEEFEEETLEGDKASTTKNTTEVQVQSESTNMTAASGKAVGSRGKAETKRISMVVPGNVRSVEFSNLRANTGYVLHVYGAAAERRSKIHRVTAMTGPEPATEMAFSNVTESSLTVSWSKPKTTFSGCRVTYTNIVTGESRFVTVDSQQSYVVLSKLSTGSSYIITVTTTQGRAHSDALTSIITTVPAPPTHLQVVNVTDTRAVLQWTPSLGKVDRFIISYESSKTPNVTVTVMLSGNSVEHQLRGLQRGTLYTVKVLSQKDSLQSMAISTTFTTANVVKASEVAARSAVIAWRTSTVVYHSYRLIYQVAGEETKEVILDPSVTEYKLTGLLSMSRYIVLVQGERDGHYTSIVTTEFITGKLRFPFPTECSQELLNGALQSGEVDIYPQGKDGRAVRVYCDMETDGGGWTVFQRRMNGKTDFYRTWSEYSTGFGNLSEEFWLGNELLHNLTSVGPVSLRVDMRSGNDTAYAHYVNFSIDSVERHYTLTVSGFTGTTGDSMRYHNGRPFSTRDKDPDPLGIHCARAYMGGWWYKNCYKTNLNGLYGISSNNQGIVWIDWKGKDSSIPFTEMKFRPSRFSPATHG; encoded by the exons ATGACGCATAAGATCAGCTTGTTGCCTGGCGGCTGCTCTGGGGGATGTGAAGCTGAGATGACTGGGCTGAAAGAACGTGTGGCCCGCCTGGAAAGAGAGATGTCCTCCCTGAAAGACAAAT GTCCATGTTCTGCAAATTGTCTGAATGACTGCAGTGGCAACGGGGAATGTCAGAAGGGGAAATGTATCTGCCAACAGGGATTCATGGGTCCAGACTGCAGCAAGTGTGCACAAGGAGCTGAGTGTAATAAAA AAGCTGCCAAAGGAAAGGTCAAGGTAACAGTAGAAACAGTGACCCTGCAGGTGAACAAAGACAAGGACAACAAGCTGGAGAAAACCACCAAAGTAGAGCACACCCTCTTCCAGAAGAGGGAGCAGAAGAAGGTGCCTGAAGCCAAAGAGACTGACACTAAACCCAAAGTGGCAACAAATACTAAAGCAGGTCTTAttaaaacacaatcaaaacaagAAGCTTCTGTTAAGAAAATAACTATTAAAGACTCTTCAAGTGCCACAAAGACCAGTCGCCCAACTGTTGGTCAAGTTCTGTTGAAACATGAGGGAAGAAAGCAAGAAGAGGCCCGCAAAGGCAAAACAACAGTCCTGACCTCTAAAAAGGTCCTCCATAAAACTGACCTCAAGCTTGTTAAGGAAGGAACTGCTGGTAAAACATATCCTAAATCTGACCAACTAAAAGACGATCCTCAAACCAATGTAACGCAGAGTAACATGAAGAAATCTAATGGCACGGCTAAAATTGTGAGCATTTTGTCAAAGGTGGCAGGAACAAACAAAACCAGAGCAGGGAAGGAGACCTCGGAGCAGTCCACACTGGCTGAGAAGAATGTTACTCAATCATCTGGACATAAACACATGAAGAAGGTAAAAGTAGACACTACAATTGTGCAATCTGTtgacaacagaaacaatgaaGCTGGCAAGATTGGAAAAGAGAAAGCTACACAGAGGAGTCAGTATCTAGTGAATGCAACCATTGCAACATCATCAGGCGAGGCACGAGTtctgcagaacaaaacaactaTCCATGGCTCAAAGAGGATGGGAGGATCTGGATTAGGTTCTGTAAAGGTTGTAAACATCTCTTCCTACAGCTTCACTGTCACGTGGTCAGCACCACAAGGGATGTTCAAGAACTTCACCGTGATCCGAAGAGAGCCACGTGCAGAGGATGACGAAGACAACCATGAGGAGTTTGAAGAGGAAACTCTGGAAGGAGACAAGGCCTCCACAACTAAGAACACGACTGAAGTCCAGGTACAGAGTGAGAGCACCAACATGACTGCAGCCTCTGGTAAAGCTGTTGGATCTCGAGGCAAGGCTGAAACCAAGAGGATCTCTATGGTGGTCCCTGGCAACGTACGCTCTGTGGAGTTCAGTAACCTTCGGGCAAACACAGGTTATGTCCTGCATGTAtatggtgctgctgctgagagaaGATCAAAGATTCACAGAGTAACTGCAATGACAG GTCCTGAGCCAGCCACAGAGATGGCTTTCAGCAATGTAACAGAGTCCTCTCTCACTGTTTCCTGGTCCAAACCAAAGACCACATTTTCAGGCTGCAGGGTCACATACACCAATATTGTCACAG GGGAGAGCCGCTTTGTGACCGTGGACTCTCAGCAGTCTTATGTGGTTCTGTCCAAGTTGTCTACTGGATCCTCCTACATTATCACTGTAACTACTACTCAAGGCAGAGCCCACAGTGACGCCCTCACATCCATTATCACCACAG TGCCCGCTCCTCCGACACACCTGCAAGTGGTCAATGTGACAGACACCAGAGCTGTGCTGCAATGGACACCCAGTCTGGGGAAAGTAGACCGCTTCATCATCAGCTACGAGTCCTCCAAGA CTCCtaatgtgacagtgacagtgatgctGTCTGGAAACTCAGTGGAGCACCAGCTGAGAGGGCTGCAAAGGGGCACCCTGTACACAGTCAAAGTCCTGAGCCAGAAGGACAGTCTCCAGAGTATGGCCATCTCAACTACATTTACTACTGCTAACG TGGTTAAAGCCAGTGAGGTGGCTGCTCGCTCGGCAGTGATAGCTTGGAGAACTTCCACTGTTGTTTATCACAGCTACAGACTCATCTACCAGGTGGCCGGAGAGGAGACGAAG GAGGTGATCCTGGACCCATCTGTGACAGAGTATAAGCTGACAGGACTTTTGTCAATGTCACGCTATATAGTTCTGGTACAAGGCGAGAGAGATGGACACTACACATCTATTGTCACCACAGAATTCATCACAG GCAAACTGCGTTTCCCTTTCCCTACTGAGTGCTCTCAGGAGCTGCTGAACGGAGCTCTGCAGTCAGGAGAGGTGGATATCTACCCACAAGGAAAGGATGGACGAGCGGTCAGAGTCTACTGTGACATGGAGACTGATGGAGGCGGCTGGACG GTGTTCCAGAGGAGGATGAATGGAAAGACAGACTTCTACAGAACCTGGAGTGAATACAGCACTGGCTTTGGAAACCTCAGCGAGGAGTTCTGGCTCG GAAATGAGCTCCTTCACAACCTGACCAGTGTTGGCCCTGTGAGCCTGAGAGTGGATATGCGCTCTGGAAATGACACCGCTTACGCTCACTACGTCAACTTCTCCATTGATTCAGTGGAGAGGCACTATACTCTCACAGTGTCTGGCTTCACTGGAACTACAG GTGACTCTATGAGGTACCATAATGGACGTCCATTCTCAACCCGGGACAAGGACCCTGACCCTCTGGGTATCCACTGTGCCAGGGCCTACATGGGAGGCTGGTGGTACAAGAACTGCTACAAGACCAACCTCAATGGTCTTTATGGCATCAGCAGTAATAATCAG GGAATAGTCTGGATAGACTGGAAAGGAAAAGACTCCTCCATTCCCTTCACTGAGATGAAGTTCAGACCGTCCAGGTTCTCTCCTGCAACTCATGGCTAA